The Corynebacterium marinum DSM 44953 genome contains the following window.
CTCGGCGGCTTCGTGTTCCAGTTCGGCGCGGCGGCGGCGCTGTTCCCTCTGGTCAATACGGGGGAAGTCGCGTGGCTATGGGCGGCGATGCTCCTGCTGGGCACTGCGCTGGGGCTCACCTACGGTCAGCAGGCGGCGATGTACGCGGAGCTCTTCCCGGCACCTGTCCGCGGCTCCGGCACCTCGCTGACCTACGCCCTCGGCGCCATCCTCGGCGGCGCTTTCGCACCGACCATCGCCGCGGCGCTGGTGCAGTCCACCGGCTCGACGTACAGCGTCACCGTCTACCTCTGCGTCGCGACGGCCGTCGGATTCCTCGCCGCCGCCTCCCTCCAAGACCGCACCGGCGTCCCCCTCGACACCGACTAGACAGCTTGGTCTAAGTTTTGTTATCCTGGCTCCACGATCAAGAAGCTCAGCCACACGGCCCCCCGGCCGGCTGACTGGCAACCGCCACTCGTAGGACGGTGCCCCCGAGGGAAGATCGGCCCCCGCGCGAACACGCGCCGAGGGAAGATACGAGCACGAGGAGACGACTCCCATGACACACGAATGCACCGGTTACAGCCCCGGCCATGCCGTCCACTGGATCCAGGCCGGACTCACACTGAAAATCCCCGGCGAGATCAAGAAGGTCTGCGTGCTGGGCCACGACGGACACTGGCTCACCTTCGAGATGGACGGCGAGGTGCACCGGGTGTGGAACCACGACCCCGGGCAGATCGGACGCTTCCACGACGCCGCCGTCGATCTGCAGACGACTCCCAACACGAGGTGCGCACCGTTGTTCTTCACGTCGGTGAAACTCCTCCGGATCCCGGTGGGAAATAACGTTATGGACCTCTACCCCAGCTGGGACGGCCCCACGGACTGCTCCCGCCGCGAAGAACGCTAGACCGGCTCGGTCTTCTCCACCTCGCGCACATGCGTGATCCGGCCCTTGGCGAAGCGGTCGACGATCAGTGCGATGGCGCCGTCGCCGGTGACGTTGGCGGCGGTGCCGAAGGAGTCGATGGCGATGTAGGCGGCGATCATCAGGGCCACCTGCTCGTCGGTGAATCCGAGCATGGAGGACAGCAGGCCAACGGCCGCCATGATCGCGCCGCCCGGCACACCCGGGGCGGCGATCATGGTGACGCCGAGCATGAGGATGAAGCCGACGGCCAGGGCGGGGGAGACCTCGAGGTCGGACATGTGGACGATGGCGAAGGCGAACAGGACGATCTTCATCATCGAGCCCGCCAGGTGGATCGTCGCGCAGAGCGGGACGACGAAGCCGGCGACGTCCTGGTCGACCCTGTTCTTCAGCGTGGCCTGGTAGGTGACCGGGATGGTCGCGGCCGAGGACGAGGTGCCCAGCGCCGTGGCGTACGCGGGCAGCATGTTCTTGAATGCGACGAAGGGGTTGACCTTCGCGACGGCACCCGCGACGCCGAACTGGAACGCCAGGAAGACGAACGTCATCGCGATGGCCAGAACGATCACCTTGCCGAAGGTCACCAGGGTGTCGGTGAGGTTGCCGTTCATGCCCGTGGTCAGGAACATGCCGAAGATGAACAGGGGCAGCAGCGGGATGACGAAGGCGCTGATGACCTTCATGATCACGCGTTCCAGGTCCCGCGACGCCGACAGGAGGGTGTCCGACTTCACGGCGGTCATGGCCAGGCCGACGCAGAAGGCGAGCAGCAGCGCGGTCATCACCTCGAAGGGCGGGGGCATCTCGATCTGGAAGTACGGGGCGATGGCGCCTTCCCCGATGTCGGAGACGTCCGTGTCCACTGCCTGGCCGCCGAGCAGCCACGGGTAGGCGCCGGCCGCTACCGCGTAGGCGAGCAGGCCCGACAGGACCGTGGAGGCGTACGCGACGCCGGTGGTGGCACCCAACCACTTCCCGGCGCCCCGGCCCAGGCCCGCGATGGCCGGCGTGATCAGGGCGAAGATGAGGACGGGAACGAAAAAGCCGAGGAAGTTGCCGAACAGGCTGTTGAAGGTCGCGAACACCCGCGCCAGCCACTCCGGGAAGAAGAAGCTGGCGATGATGCCGAGGATGACGGCGACCAGCACCCGGAACAACAGAAATTGCGAGAGCCGCTTGAGGTTCATACCCCGGAATTTACCCCAGCACCCACGGACTACACTGCTCCACATGACCGTCATCGGTGTGATCCTGCTTGTCCTCGCCGCGGCACTCCTCGTGTTCGGCGCACTTTCCTGGGCCAAGAAGCTCCCGGGCA
Protein-coding sequences here:
- a CDS encoding dicarboxylate/amino acid:cation symporter produces the protein MNLKRLSQFLLFRVLVAVILGIIASFFFPEWLARVFATFNSLFGNFLGFFVPVLIFALITPAIAGLGRGAGKWLGATTGVAYASTVLSGLLAYAVAAGAYPWLLGGQAVDTDVSDIGEGAIAPYFQIEMPPPFEVMTALLLAFCVGLAMTAVKSDTLLSASRDLERVIMKVISAFVIPLLPLFIFGMFLTTGMNGNLTDTLVTFGKVIVLAIAMTFVFLAFQFGVAGAVAKVNPFVAFKNMLPAYATALGTSSSAATIPVTYQATLKNRVDQDVAGFVVPLCATIHLAGSMMKIVLFAFAIVHMSDLEVSPALAVGFILMLGVTMIAAPGVPGGAIMAAVGLLSSMLGFTDEQVALMIAAYIAIDSFGTAANVTGDGAIALIVDRFAKGRITHVREVEKTEPV